One Lutzomyia longipalpis isolate SR_M1_2022 chromosome 4, ASM2433408v1 DNA segment encodes these proteins:
- the LOC129795655 gene encoding mucin-2-like: MKKLGIYVLVCLAGVASVVTAEGVVCPEGRWMTTLPHEDCHQFHLCLFGRSVELKCPFGMYWDAIDGGCTSVEAKSCLNVRQNGDPPQPPVETTSWPPMPPVETTTVEDTETPEETDETPEVTDETPEETDETPDETATPPFSTTGGTPTPPFSTTDGATPTPPVSTTGGQPTPPVSTTPDESETGTPPEVTTTTPEGIETDTPPEVTTSEPEETTTDGVQTGTPPMVTTTEAEVTTVPTTLPPTTLPPTTLPPSPTPPTCPADGIHYFPDPQACNRFFLCQNGQLIHMMCAPGQIFDQTYLRCRHDGVCTLYGWLEQH; this comes from the exons ATGAAAA AACTTGGGATTTACGTTCTGGTGTGCCTGGCTGGTGTAGCATCAGTGGTTACTGCTGAAGGTGTTGTGTGTCCTGAAGGGAGGTGGATGACTACCCTACCCCATGAGGATTGCCAcca ATTCCACTTGTGCTTGTTTGGTCGTTCTGTGGAGCTCAAATGTCCCTTTGGGATGTACTGGGATGCCATTGATGGTGGATGCACAAGCGTAGAGGCTAAAAGCTGTTTGAATGTACGACAGAATGGGGATCCACCTCAACCACCAGTTGAAACTACATCATGGCCCCCAATGCCACCTGTGGAAACTACAACAGTAGAAGATACGGAAACACCAGAGGAGACTGATGAAACTCCCGAGGTAACGGATGAAACTCCTGAGGAGACGGACGAGACTCCCGATGAAACAGCTACGCCACCCTTCTCAACAACAG GCGGTACACCAACCCCACCATTCTCCACAACAGACGGTGCTACACCCACTCCACCTGTTTCAACTACTGGTGGTCAACCTACACCCCCAGTCTCCACAACCCCGGATGAGAGTGAAACTGGCACGCCCCCAGAGGTGACAACAACAACTCCGGAAGGAATTGAGACTGATACGCCCCCAGAGGTTACAACGAGTGAGCCAGAGGAAACGACAACGGATGGGGTTCAAACGGGTACACCACCAATGGTCACAACAACTGAGGCTGAAGTAACCACAGTACCTACAACATTGCCACCTACAACTTTGCCGCCAACCACCTTACCCCCATCACCCACTCCACCCACATGTCCAGCAGATGGAATTCACTACTTCCCCGATCCACAGGCCTGCAATCGTTTCTTCCTGTGTCAAAATGGGCAGCTCATCCACATGATGTGCGCCCCCGGGCAGATCTTCGATCAGACGTACCTCCGTTGTCGCCATGATGGCGTCTGCACGCTCTATGGGTGGCTAGAGCAGCACTAG